In one Lolium rigidum isolate FL_2022 chromosome 3, APGP_CSIRO_Lrig_0.1, whole genome shotgun sequence genomic region, the following are encoded:
- the LOC124697395 gene encoding probable xyloglucan endotransglucosylase/hydrolase protein 27: MACRFVLVLVLAVAVLLAPSSCFAADELLVPRPETAAPALTFGEGYTQLFGDSNLRLHGDGRRVHISLDERTGSGFASQAAHLHGFFSASIKLPSDHTAGVVVAFYMSNGDVYEKTHDELDFEFLGNVRGREWRVQTNVYGDGSTAVGREERYGLWFDPTEDFHRYAIRWTNRTIVFYIDETPIREVVRSERMGAQFPSKPMSLYATIWDGSSWATSGGRYKVDYKYAPYVAQFADLQLQPELDHDAGEMTMSPARRAAMERVRARYMTYGYCYDRARYPAPLPECSVGAEAAMYLPSGEARSWDRRRRGRRHRRVGADSAL; this comes from the exons ATGGCGTGCCGCTTCGTTTTGGTCTTGGTCTTGGCCGTCGCCGTCCTGCTGGCGCCGTCTTCTTGCTTCGCCGCGGACGAGCTCCTGGTCCCGCGGCCGgagacggcggcgccggcgctcaCCTTCGGGGAGGGCTACACGCAGCTGTTCGGGGACTCCAACCTCAGGCTCCACGGCGACGGGAGGCGAGTCCACATCTCCCTCGACGAGAGGACAG GCTCCGGGTTCGCGTCGCAGGCCGCGCACCTCCACGGCTTCTTCAGCGCCAGCATCAAGCTGCCCTCCGACCACaccgccggcgtcgtcgtcgccttcTAC ATGTCCAACGGCGACGTGTACGAGAAGACGCACGACGAGCTGGACTTCGAGTTCCTGGGGAACGTCAGGGGCAGGGAGTGGAGGGTGCAGACCAACGTCTACGGCGACGGCAGCACCGCGGTCGGGAGGGAGGAGCGGTACGGCCTCTGGTTCGACCCCACGGAGGACTTCCACCGCTACGCCATCCGGTGGACCAATCGCACCATCGT GTTCTACATCGACGAGACTCCGATCAGGGAGGTGGTGCGGAGCGAGCGGATGGGTGCGCAGTTCCCGTCCAAGCCCATGTCGCTGTACGCCACCATCTGGGACGGCTCCAGCTGGGCCACCTCGGGCGGCCGCTACAAGGTGGACTACAAGTACGCGCCCTACGTCGCCCAGTTCGCCGACCTCCAGCTCCAGCCTGAGCTGGACCACGACGCCGGCGAGATGACGATGTCGCCCGCGCGGCGGGCGGCGATGGAGAGGGTCCGCGCGAGGTACATGACGTACGGGTACTGCTACGACCGCGCGCGGTACCCGGCGCCGCTGCCAGAGTGCAGCGTGGGCGCGGAGGCGGCGATGTACCTCCCGTCGGGCGAGGCGCGGTCCTGGGACCGGCGCAGGCGCGGCAGGCGCCACCGCCGTGTCGGCGCGGACTCCGCCCTCTGA